One genomic segment of Sminthopsis crassicaudata isolate SCR6 chromosome 4, ASM4859323v1, whole genome shotgun sequence includes these proteins:
- the HIPK1 gene encoding homeodomain-interacting protein kinase 1 isoform X5: MHTFKEIQNVICKHMLNTCSVLSLVLGLQRTDVIPIFPKGMASQLQVFSPPSVSSSAFCSAKKLKIEPSGWDVSGQSSNEKYYTHSKNLSATQGQANSSHQVTSFNLPSYDQSLLLPAPTVEHIVVTAADSTGGAATTSFQSSQTLTHRGNVSLLEPYQKCGLKRKSEEVDSNGSVQIIEEHPPLMLQNRTVVGAAATTTTVTTKNSSSSGEGDYQLVQHEILCSMTNSYEVLEFLGRGTFGQVAKCWKRSTKEIVAIKILKNHPSYARQGQIEVNILSRLSSENADEYNFVRSYECFQHKNHTCLVFEMLEQNLYDFLKQNKFSPLPLKYIRPILQQVATALMKLKSLGLIHADLKPENIMLVDPVRQPYRVKVIDFGSASHVSKAVCSTYLQSRYYRAPEIILGLPFCEAIDMWSLGCVIAELFLGWPLYPGASEYDQIRYISQTQGLPAEYLLSAGTKTSRFFNRDPNLGYPLWRLKTPEEHELETGIKSKEARKYIFNCLDDMAQVNMSTDLEGTDMLAEKADRREYIDLLKKMLTIDADKRVTPLKTLNHPFVTMTHLLDFPHSNHVKSCFQNMEICKRRGHMYDTVKQIKSPFTTHVAPNTSTNLTMTFSNQLNTGHNQASVLASSSTAAAATLSLANSDVPLLNYQSALYPSSAAPVAGVAQQSVSLQPGTTQICTQTDPFQQTFIVCPPAFQTGLQAPAKHSGFPVRMDNAVPIVPQAPAAQPLQIQSGVLTQQAWPGGTQQILLPSTWQQLPGVALHNSVQPTAVIPEAMGSGQQLGDWRNAHSHGSQYSTLMQQPSLLTNHVTLATAQPLNVGVAHVVRQQQSSSLSSKKNKQPAPAPAKTVSTLDVLPTQVYSLIGSSPLRSNSSYNPLVPAQDQPQPIIIPDTPSPPVSVITIRSDTDEEEDSKYKPSSSSLKPRSNVISYVTVNDSPDSDSSLSSPYSTDTLAAIRGNTGPLLEGPGRVVTDGPGARTIIVPPLKAQLGDCTVATQASGLLTNKTKPVASVSGQPSGCCITPTGYRAQRGGANVAQPLNLSQNQQPAAPALQERSANPAPRRQQALVAPLSQAPYAFQHGSPLHSAGRPHLAPAPAHLYAYAAPTSAAALGSTSSIAQLFSPQGSSRHTAAYTTHPSTLVHQVPVSVGPSLLTSASVAPAQYQQQFATQSYIGSSRGSTIYTGYPLSPTKISQYSYL; the protein is encoded by the exons GTATGGCATCACAGCTGCAGGTGTTCTCCCCCCCGTCAGTCTCGTCGAGTGCCTTCTGCAGtgcaaagaaactgaaaatagaGCCTTCTGGCTGGGATGTTTCAGGACAGAGCAGCAACGAAAAGTATTATACCCACAGCAAGAACCTCTCAGCCACACAAGGGCAAGCCAACTCCTCTCACCAGGTGACAAGTTTCAACCTCCCCTCTTACGACCAGAGCCTCCTCCTGCCAGCTCCCACAGTGGAGCATATCGTGGTCACGGCCGCTGACAGCACGGGTGGTGCTGCCACCACATCCTTCCAGAGCAGCCAGACCCTCACTCACAGAGGCAACGTTTCTTTGCTGGAACCTTATCAAAAATGtggattgaaaagaaaaagtgaggaggTGGACAGCAACGGTAGCGTGCAAATCATAGAAGAACATCCCCCTCTCATGCTGCAGAACAGGACCGTGGTGGGTGCCGCTGCCACGACCACCACCGTGACCACCAAGAACAGCAGTTCCAGCGGAGAAGGGGATTACCAGCTGGTCCAGCACGAAATCCTTTGCTCCATGACCAACAGTTACGAAGTCCTAGAGTTCTTGGGTCGGGGGACATTTGGGCAGGTGGCCAAGTGCTGGAAGCGGAGTACCAAGGAAATTGTCGCGATTAAGATCTTGAAAAACCATCCTTCCTATGCCCGACAGGGCCAGATTGAAGTGAACATCCTTTCCCGCCTAAGCAGTGAGAATGCTGATGAATACAATTTTGTCCGTTCTTATGAGTGCTTCCAGCACAAGAATCACACCTGCCTTGTGTTTGAGATGTTGGAACAGAACTTGTATGATTTCCTAAAGCAGAACAAGTTTAGTCCACTGCCGCTGAAGTATATCCGCCCGATCCTACAGCAGGTGGCCACTGCTCTGATGAAGCTCAAGAGTCTTGGCCTGATCCATGCCGACCTAAAGCCAGAAAACATCATGCTGGTAGATCCTGTGCGGCAGCCATACCGCGTGAAGGTCATTGACTTTGGCTCTGCCAGTCATGTATCCAAAGCTGTGTGCTCCACCTACTTACAGTCCCGGTACTACAG GGCTCCTGAAATCATACTTGGACTGCCATTTTGTGAGGCTATTGATATGTGGTCCTTGGGCTGTGTGATAGCTGAGTTGTTTCTGGGCTGGCCTCTCTATCCTGGTGCTTCAGAATATGATCAG aTTCGTTACATTTCACAAACACAAGGCCTCCCAGCAGAATATCTTCTAAGTGCAGGAACAAAAACAAGCAGGTTTTTCAACAGAGATCCTAATTTGGGTTATCCACTGTGGAGACTAAAg ACACCAGAGGAGCATGAATTGGAAACaggaataaaatcaaaagaagccCGGAAGTACATATTCAACTGTTTAGATGACATGGCCCAG GTGAATATGTCTACAGACTTAGAGGGAACGGATATGTTGGCAGAAAAAGCGGATCGAAGAGAGTACATTGATTTGTTAAAGAAGATGTTGACAATTGATGCAGATAAGAGAGTTACTCCATTGAAAACCCTCAACCACCCATTTGTGACAATGACTCATCTTTTGGATTTCCCACACAGCAATCA TGTTAAGTCATGCTTTCAGAATATGGAGATCTGCAAAAGGAGAGGTCACATGTATGATACGGTGAAACAGATCAAGAGCCCGTTTACCACCCATGTTGCCCCCAACACAAGCACAAATCTAACCATGACCTTCAGCAACCAGCTCAATACCGGGCACAATCAG GCCAGTGTTTTAGCATCCAGTTCTACTGCAGCAGCAGCTACACTCTCTCTGGCTAATTCGGATGTCCCCCTGCTAAACTACCAGTCAGCTCTGTATCCATCATCTGCAGCACCTGTTGCAGGAGTTGCCCAGCAGAGTGTTTCCTTGCAGCCTGGAACTACTCAAATTTGCACTCAGACTGATCCATTCCAGCAGACTTTCATCGTATGTCCACCTGCTTTTCAAA CTGGACTCCAGGCACCTGCGAAGCATTCTGGATTCCCTGTGAGGATGGATAATGCTGTGCCAATTGTACCCCAGGCGCCTGCTGCTCAACCACTACAGATCCAGTCAGGAGTTCTCACCCAG CAGGCCTGGCCTGGAGGAACCCAGCAGATCCTATTACCTTCAACTTGGCAGCAGCTACCTGGAGTGGCTCTACACAATTCCGTTCAGCCTACTGCAGTCATTCCCGAGGCCATGGGGAGTGGCCAGCAGCTGGGAGACTGGAG GAATGCGCACTCACATGGCAGCCAGTACAGCACCCTTATGCAGCAGCCCTCTCTGCTGACGAACCACGTGACTCTGGCCACAGCTCAGCCCCTCAACGTTGGAGTAGCTCATGTTGTCAGGCAGCAACAGTCAAGTTCCCTCTCCTCCAAGAAGAACAAGCAGCCGGCCCCAGCTCCGGCCAA AACTGTCTCTACATTGGATGTCTTACCTACCCAAGTCTACTCACTAATTGGGAGCAGCCCACTCCGTAGCAACTCTTCCTATAATCCTCTGGTCCCTGCACAAGATCAGCCTCAGCCTATCATCATCCCAGATACCCCTAGCCCTCCCGTGAGCGTCATCACTATCCGCAGTGACACCGACGAGGAGGAGGATAGCAAGTATAAGCCCAGCAG CTCCAGCCTGAAGCCAAGGTCCAATGTCATCAGCTATGTTACTGTCAATGATTCTCCTGACTCCGACTCATCTCTGAGCAGTCCATATTCTACAGATACTCTGGCTGCAATTCGGGGCAATACAGGGCCCCTCCTAGAAGGACCTGGTCGGGTTGTGACTGATGGCCCTGGGGCACGAACCATCATTGTGCCACCCCTGAAAGCTCAACTTGGTGATTGCACAGTGGCAACCCAGGCATCAG GCCTCCTGACAAATAAGACCAAGCCAGTTGCCTCCGTGAGCGGTCAGCCTTCTGGCTGCTGTATCACCCCCACAGGGTACCGGGCACAGCGTGGGGGAGCAAATGTAGCACAGCCGCTTAATCTTAGCCAG aACCAGCAGCCAGCAGCTCCAGCCTTGCAAGAGAGAAGTGCCAATCCTGCCCCACGAAGGCAGCAAGCACTCGTGGCCCCACTCTCCCAGGCCCCATACGCCTTTCAGCACGGCAGTCCTCTGCACTCAGCGGGACGCCCGCACCTGGCCCCAGCCCCTGCCCACCTGTACGCCTATGCTGCCCCGACCTCTGCAGCAGCGCTGGGCTCCACCAGCTCCATTGCACAGCTCTTCTCCCCCCAGGGATCCTCCAGGCACACTGCAGCCTACACCACCCACCCTAGCACCCTGGTCCACCAGGTCCCTGTCAGTGTGGGGCCGAGCCTTCTCACCTCGGCCAGTGTGGCTCCCGCCCAGTACCAGCAACAGTTTGCTACCCAGTCCTACATTGGGTCTTCTCGAGGCTCAACAATTTATACTGGATACCCACTGAGTCCCACGAAGATCAGCCAGTATTCTTATTTGTAA
- the HIPK1 gene encoding homeodomain-interacting protein kinase 1 isoform X1 — protein MHTFKEIQNVICKHMLNTCSVLSLVLGLQRTDVIPIFPKGMASQLQVFSPPSVSSSAFCSAKKLKIEPSGWDVSGQSSNEKYYTHSKNLSATQGQANSSHQVTSFNLPSYDQSLLLPAPTVEHIVVTAADSTGGAATTSFQSSQTLTHRGNVSLLEPYQKCGLKRKSEEVDSNGSVQIIEEHPPLMLQNRTVVGAAATTTTVTTKNSSSSGEGDYQLVQHEILCSMTNSYEVLEFLGRGTFGQVAKCWKRSTKEIVAIKILKNHPSYARQGQIEVNILSRLSSENADEYNFVRSYECFQHKNHTCLVFEMLEQNLYDFLKQNKFSPLPLKYIRPILQQVATALMKLKSLGLIHADLKPENIMLVDPVRQPYRVKVIDFGSASHVSKAVCSTYLQSRYYRAPEIILGLPFCEAIDMWSLGCVIAELFLGWPLYPGASEYDQIRYISQTQGLPAEYLLSAGTKTSRFFNRDPNLGYPLWRLKTPEEHELETGIKSKEARKYIFNCLDDMAQVNMSTDLEGTDMLAEKADRREYIDLLKKMLTIDADKRVTPLKTLNHPFVTMTHLLDFPHSNHVKSCFQNMEICKRRGHMYDTVKQIKSPFTTHVAPNTSTNLTMTFSNQLNTGHNQASVLASSSTAAAATLSLANSDVPLLNYQSALYPSSAAPVAGVAQQSVSLQPGTTQICTQTDPFQQTFIVCPPAFQTGLQAPAKHSGFPVRMDNAVPIVPQAPAAQPLQIQSGVLTQGSCTPLMVATLHPQVATITPQYAVPFTLSCAAGRPALVEQTAAVLQAWPGGTQQILLPSTWQQLPGVALHNSVQPTAVIPEAMGSGQQLGDWRNAHSHGSQYSTLMQQPSLLTNHVTLATAQPLNVGVAHVVRQQQSSSLSSKKNKQPAPAPAKTVSTLDVLPTQVYSLIGSSPLRSNSSYNPLVPAQDQPQPIIIPDTPSPPVSVITIRSDTDEEEDSKYKPSSSSLKPRSNVISYVTVNDSPDSDSSLSSPYSTDTLAAIRGNTGPLLEGPGRVVTDGPGARTIIVPPLKAQLGDCTVATQASGLLTNKTKPVASVSGQPSGCCITPTGYRAQRGGANVAQPLNLSQNQQPAAPALQERSANPAPRRQQALVAPLSQAPYAFQHGSPLHSAGRPHLAPAPAHLYAYAAPTSAAALGSTSSIAQLFSPQGSSRHTAAYTTHPSTLVHQVPVSVGPSLLTSASVAPAQYQQQFATQSYIGSSRGSTIYTGYPLSPTKISQYSYL, from the exons GTATGGCATCACAGCTGCAGGTGTTCTCCCCCCCGTCAGTCTCGTCGAGTGCCTTCTGCAGtgcaaagaaactgaaaatagaGCCTTCTGGCTGGGATGTTTCAGGACAGAGCAGCAACGAAAAGTATTATACCCACAGCAAGAACCTCTCAGCCACACAAGGGCAAGCCAACTCCTCTCACCAGGTGACAAGTTTCAACCTCCCCTCTTACGACCAGAGCCTCCTCCTGCCAGCTCCCACAGTGGAGCATATCGTGGTCACGGCCGCTGACAGCACGGGTGGTGCTGCCACCACATCCTTCCAGAGCAGCCAGACCCTCACTCACAGAGGCAACGTTTCTTTGCTGGAACCTTATCAAAAATGtggattgaaaagaaaaagtgaggaggTGGACAGCAACGGTAGCGTGCAAATCATAGAAGAACATCCCCCTCTCATGCTGCAGAACAGGACCGTGGTGGGTGCCGCTGCCACGACCACCACCGTGACCACCAAGAACAGCAGTTCCAGCGGAGAAGGGGATTACCAGCTGGTCCAGCACGAAATCCTTTGCTCCATGACCAACAGTTACGAAGTCCTAGAGTTCTTGGGTCGGGGGACATTTGGGCAGGTGGCCAAGTGCTGGAAGCGGAGTACCAAGGAAATTGTCGCGATTAAGATCTTGAAAAACCATCCTTCCTATGCCCGACAGGGCCAGATTGAAGTGAACATCCTTTCCCGCCTAAGCAGTGAGAATGCTGATGAATACAATTTTGTCCGTTCTTATGAGTGCTTCCAGCACAAGAATCACACCTGCCTTGTGTTTGAGATGTTGGAACAGAACTTGTATGATTTCCTAAAGCAGAACAAGTTTAGTCCACTGCCGCTGAAGTATATCCGCCCGATCCTACAGCAGGTGGCCACTGCTCTGATGAAGCTCAAGAGTCTTGGCCTGATCCATGCCGACCTAAAGCCAGAAAACATCATGCTGGTAGATCCTGTGCGGCAGCCATACCGCGTGAAGGTCATTGACTTTGGCTCTGCCAGTCATGTATCCAAAGCTGTGTGCTCCACCTACTTACAGTCCCGGTACTACAG GGCTCCTGAAATCATACTTGGACTGCCATTTTGTGAGGCTATTGATATGTGGTCCTTGGGCTGTGTGATAGCTGAGTTGTTTCTGGGCTGGCCTCTCTATCCTGGTGCTTCAGAATATGATCAG aTTCGTTACATTTCACAAACACAAGGCCTCCCAGCAGAATATCTTCTAAGTGCAGGAACAAAAACAAGCAGGTTTTTCAACAGAGATCCTAATTTGGGTTATCCACTGTGGAGACTAAAg ACACCAGAGGAGCATGAATTGGAAACaggaataaaatcaaaagaagccCGGAAGTACATATTCAACTGTTTAGATGACATGGCCCAG GTGAATATGTCTACAGACTTAGAGGGAACGGATATGTTGGCAGAAAAAGCGGATCGAAGAGAGTACATTGATTTGTTAAAGAAGATGTTGACAATTGATGCAGATAAGAGAGTTACTCCATTGAAAACCCTCAACCACCCATTTGTGACAATGACTCATCTTTTGGATTTCCCACACAGCAATCA TGTTAAGTCATGCTTTCAGAATATGGAGATCTGCAAAAGGAGAGGTCACATGTATGATACGGTGAAACAGATCAAGAGCCCGTTTACCACCCATGTTGCCCCCAACACAAGCACAAATCTAACCATGACCTTCAGCAACCAGCTCAATACCGGGCACAATCAG GCCAGTGTTTTAGCATCCAGTTCTACTGCAGCAGCAGCTACACTCTCTCTGGCTAATTCGGATGTCCCCCTGCTAAACTACCAGTCAGCTCTGTATCCATCATCTGCAGCACCTGTTGCAGGAGTTGCCCAGCAGAGTGTTTCCTTGCAGCCTGGAACTACTCAAATTTGCACTCAGACTGATCCATTCCAGCAGACTTTCATCGTATGTCCACCTGCTTTTCAAA CTGGACTCCAGGCACCTGCGAAGCATTCTGGATTCCCTGTGAGGATGGATAATGCTGTGCCAATTGTACCCCAGGCGCCTGCTGCTCAACCACTACAGATCCAGTCAGGAGTTCTCACCCAG GGAAGCTGTACACCACTAATGGTAGCAACTCTCCATCCTCAAGTAGCCACCATCACACCGCAGTATGCGGTGCCCTTTACTCTGAGCTGCGCAGCCGGCCGGCCGGCGCTGGTTGAACAGACTGCCGCTGTACTG CAGGCCTGGCCTGGAGGAACCCAGCAGATCCTATTACCTTCAACTTGGCAGCAGCTACCTGGAGTGGCTCTACACAATTCCGTTCAGCCTACTGCAGTCATTCCCGAGGCCATGGGGAGTGGCCAGCAGCTGGGAGACTGGAG GAATGCGCACTCACATGGCAGCCAGTACAGCACCCTTATGCAGCAGCCCTCTCTGCTGACGAACCACGTGACTCTGGCCACAGCTCAGCCCCTCAACGTTGGAGTAGCTCATGTTGTCAGGCAGCAACAGTCAAGTTCCCTCTCCTCCAAGAAGAACAAGCAGCCGGCCCCAGCTCCGGCCAA AACTGTCTCTACATTGGATGTCTTACCTACCCAAGTCTACTCACTAATTGGGAGCAGCCCACTCCGTAGCAACTCTTCCTATAATCCTCTGGTCCCTGCACAAGATCAGCCTCAGCCTATCATCATCCCAGATACCCCTAGCCCTCCCGTGAGCGTCATCACTATCCGCAGTGACACCGACGAGGAGGAGGATAGCAAGTATAAGCCCAGCAG CTCCAGCCTGAAGCCAAGGTCCAATGTCATCAGCTATGTTACTGTCAATGATTCTCCTGACTCCGACTCATCTCTGAGCAGTCCATATTCTACAGATACTCTGGCTGCAATTCGGGGCAATACAGGGCCCCTCCTAGAAGGACCTGGTCGGGTTGTGACTGATGGCCCTGGGGCACGAACCATCATTGTGCCACCCCTGAAAGCTCAACTTGGTGATTGCACAGTGGCAACCCAGGCATCAG GCCTCCTGACAAATAAGACCAAGCCAGTTGCCTCCGTGAGCGGTCAGCCTTCTGGCTGCTGTATCACCCCCACAGGGTACCGGGCACAGCGTGGGGGAGCAAATGTAGCACAGCCGCTTAATCTTAGCCAG aACCAGCAGCCAGCAGCTCCAGCCTTGCAAGAGAGAAGTGCCAATCCTGCCCCACGAAGGCAGCAAGCACTCGTGGCCCCACTCTCCCAGGCCCCATACGCCTTTCAGCACGGCAGTCCTCTGCACTCAGCGGGACGCCCGCACCTGGCCCCAGCCCCTGCCCACCTGTACGCCTATGCTGCCCCGACCTCTGCAGCAGCGCTGGGCTCCACCAGCTCCATTGCACAGCTCTTCTCCCCCCAGGGATCCTCCAGGCACACTGCAGCCTACACCACCCACCCTAGCACCCTGGTCCACCAGGTCCCTGTCAGTGTGGGGCCGAGCCTTCTCACCTCGGCCAGTGTGGCTCCCGCCCAGTACCAGCAACAGTTTGCTACCCAGTCCTACATTGGGTCTTCTCGAGGCTCAACAATTTATACTGGATACCCACTGAGTCCCACGAAGATCAGCCAGTATTCTTATTTGTAA
- the HIPK1 gene encoding homeodomain-interacting protein kinase 1 isoform X2, translating into MHTFKEIQNVICKHMLNTCSVLSLVLGLQRTDVIPIFPKGMASQLQVFSPPSVSSSAFCSAKKLKIEPSGWDVSGQSSNEKYYTHSKNLSATQGQANSSHQVTSFNLPSYDQSLLLPAPTVEHIVVTAADSTGGAATTSFQSSQTLTHRGNVSLLEPYQKCGLKRKSEEVDSNGSVQIIEEHPPLMLQNRTVVGAAATTTTVTTKNSSSSGEGDYQLVQHEILCSMTNSYEVLEFLGRGTFGQVAKCWKRSTKEIVAIKILKNHPSYARQGQIEVNILSRLSSENADEYNFVRSYECFQHKNHTCLVFEMLEQNLYDFLKQNKFSPLPLKYIRPILQQVATALMKLKSLGLIHADLKPENIMLVDPVRQPYRVKVIDFGSASHVSKAVCSTYLQSRYYRAPEIILGLPFCEAIDMWSLGCVIAELFLGWPLYPGASEYDQIRYISQTQGLPAEYLLSAGTKTSRFFNRDPNLGYPLWRLKTPEEHELETGIKSKEARKYIFNCLDDMAQVNMSTDLEGTDMLAEKADRREYIDLLKKMLTIDADKRVTPLKTLNHPFVTMTHLLDFPHSNHVKSCFQNMEICKRRGHMYDTVKQIKSPFTTHVAPNTSTNLTMTFSNQLNTGHNQASVLASSSTAAAATLSLANSDVPLLNYQSALYPSSAAPVAGVAQQSVSLQPGTTQICTQTDPFQQTFIVCPPAFQTGLQAPAKHSGFPVRMDNAVPIVPQAPAAQPLQIQSGVLTQGSCTPLMVATLHPQVATITPQYAVPFTLSCAAGRPALVEQTAAVLAWPGGTQQILLPSTWQQLPGVALHNSVQPTAVIPEAMGSGQQLGDWRNAHSHGSQYSTLMQQPSLLTNHVTLATAQPLNVGVAHVVRQQQSSSLSSKKNKQPAPAPAKTVSTLDVLPTQVYSLIGSSPLRSNSSYNPLVPAQDQPQPIIIPDTPSPPVSVITIRSDTDEEEDSKYKPSSSSLKPRSNVISYVTVNDSPDSDSSLSSPYSTDTLAAIRGNTGPLLEGPGRVVTDGPGARTIIVPPLKAQLGDCTVATQASGLLTNKTKPVASVSGQPSGCCITPTGYRAQRGGANVAQPLNLSQNQQPAAPALQERSANPAPRRQQALVAPLSQAPYAFQHGSPLHSAGRPHLAPAPAHLYAYAAPTSAAALGSTSSIAQLFSPQGSSRHTAAYTTHPSTLVHQVPVSVGPSLLTSASVAPAQYQQQFATQSYIGSSRGSTIYTGYPLSPTKISQYSYL; encoded by the exons GTATGGCATCACAGCTGCAGGTGTTCTCCCCCCCGTCAGTCTCGTCGAGTGCCTTCTGCAGtgcaaagaaactgaaaatagaGCCTTCTGGCTGGGATGTTTCAGGACAGAGCAGCAACGAAAAGTATTATACCCACAGCAAGAACCTCTCAGCCACACAAGGGCAAGCCAACTCCTCTCACCAGGTGACAAGTTTCAACCTCCCCTCTTACGACCAGAGCCTCCTCCTGCCAGCTCCCACAGTGGAGCATATCGTGGTCACGGCCGCTGACAGCACGGGTGGTGCTGCCACCACATCCTTCCAGAGCAGCCAGACCCTCACTCACAGAGGCAACGTTTCTTTGCTGGAACCTTATCAAAAATGtggattgaaaagaaaaagtgaggaggTGGACAGCAACGGTAGCGTGCAAATCATAGAAGAACATCCCCCTCTCATGCTGCAGAACAGGACCGTGGTGGGTGCCGCTGCCACGACCACCACCGTGACCACCAAGAACAGCAGTTCCAGCGGAGAAGGGGATTACCAGCTGGTCCAGCACGAAATCCTTTGCTCCATGACCAACAGTTACGAAGTCCTAGAGTTCTTGGGTCGGGGGACATTTGGGCAGGTGGCCAAGTGCTGGAAGCGGAGTACCAAGGAAATTGTCGCGATTAAGATCTTGAAAAACCATCCTTCCTATGCCCGACAGGGCCAGATTGAAGTGAACATCCTTTCCCGCCTAAGCAGTGAGAATGCTGATGAATACAATTTTGTCCGTTCTTATGAGTGCTTCCAGCACAAGAATCACACCTGCCTTGTGTTTGAGATGTTGGAACAGAACTTGTATGATTTCCTAAAGCAGAACAAGTTTAGTCCACTGCCGCTGAAGTATATCCGCCCGATCCTACAGCAGGTGGCCACTGCTCTGATGAAGCTCAAGAGTCTTGGCCTGATCCATGCCGACCTAAAGCCAGAAAACATCATGCTGGTAGATCCTGTGCGGCAGCCATACCGCGTGAAGGTCATTGACTTTGGCTCTGCCAGTCATGTATCCAAAGCTGTGTGCTCCACCTACTTACAGTCCCGGTACTACAG GGCTCCTGAAATCATACTTGGACTGCCATTTTGTGAGGCTATTGATATGTGGTCCTTGGGCTGTGTGATAGCTGAGTTGTTTCTGGGCTGGCCTCTCTATCCTGGTGCTTCAGAATATGATCAG aTTCGTTACATTTCACAAACACAAGGCCTCCCAGCAGAATATCTTCTAAGTGCAGGAACAAAAACAAGCAGGTTTTTCAACAGAGATCCTAATTTGGGTTATCCACTGTGGAGACTAAAg ACACCAGAGGAGCATGAATTGGAAACaggaataaaatcaaaagaagccCGGAAGTACATATTCAACTGTTTAGATGACATGGCCCAG GTGAATATGTCTACAGACTTAGAGGGAACGGATATGTTGGCAGAAAAAGCGGATCGAAGAGAGTACATTGATTTGTTAAAGAAGATGTTGACAATTGATGCAGATAAGAGAGTTACTCCATTGAAAACCCTCAACCACCCATTTGTGACAATGACTCATCTTTTGGATTTCCCACACAGCAATCA TGTTAAGTCATGCTTTCAGAATATGGAGATCTGCAAAAGGAGAGGTCACATGTATGATACGGTGAAACAGATCAAGAGCCCGTTTACCACCCATGTTGCCCCCAACACAAGCACAAATCTAACCATGACCTTCAGCAACCAGCTCAATACCGGGCACAATCAG GCCAGTGTTTTAGCATCCAGTTCTACTGCAGCAGCAGCTACACTCTCTCTGGCTAATTCGGATGTCCCCCTGCTAAACTACCAGTCAGCTCTGTATCCATCATCTGCAGCACCTGTTGCAGGAGTTGCCCAGCAGAGTGTTTCCTTGCAGCCTGGAACTACTCAAATTTGCACTCAGACTGATCCATTCCAGCAGACTTTCATCGTATGTCCACCTGCTTTTCAAA CTGGACTCCAGGCACCTGCGAAGCATTCTGGATTCCCTGTGAGGATGGATAATGCTGTGCCAATTGTACCCCAGGCGCCTGCTGCTCAACCACTACAGATCCAGTCAGGAGTTCTCACCCAG GGAAGCTGTACACCACTAATGGTAGCAACTCTCCATCCTCAAGTAGCCACCATCACACCGCAGTATGCGGTGCCCTTTACTCTGAGCTGCGCAGCCGGCCGGCCGGCGCTGGTTGAACAGACTGCCGCTGTACTG GCCTGGCCTGGAGGAACCCAGCAGATCCTATTACCTTCAACTTGGCAGCAGCTACCTGGAGTGGCTCTACACAATTCCGTTCAGCCTACTGCAGTCATTCCCGAGGCCATGGGGAGTGGCCAGCAGCTGGGAGACTGGAG GAATGCGCACTCACATGGCAGCCAGTACAGCACCCTTATGCAGCAGCCCTCTCTGCTGACGAACCACGTGACTCTGGCCACAGCTCAGCCCCTCAACGTTGGAGTAGCTCATGTTGTCAGGCAGCAACAGTCAAGTTCCCTCTCCTCCAAGAAGAACAAGCAGCCGGCCCCAGCTCCGGCCAA AACTGTCTCTACATTGGATGTCTTACCTACCCAAGTCTACTCACTAATTGGGAGCAGCCCACTCCGTAGCAACTCTTCCTATAATCCTCTGGTCCCTGCACAAGATCAGCCTCAGCCTATCATCATCCCAGATACCCCTAGCCCTCCCGTGAGCGTCATCACTATCCGCAGTGACACCGACGAGGAGGAGGATAGCAAGTATAAGCCCAGCAG CTCCAGCCTGAAGCCAAGGTCCAATGTCATCAGCTATGTTACTGTCAATGATTCTCCTGACTCCGACTCATCTCTGAGCAGTCCATATTCTACAGATACTCTGGCTGCAATTCGGGGCAATACAGGGCCCCTCCTAGAAGGACCTGGTCGGGTTGTGACTGATGGCCCTGGGGCACGAACCATCATTGTGCCACCCCTGAAAGCTCAACTTGGTGATTGCACAGTGGCAACCCAGGCATCAG GCCTCCTGACAAATAAGACCAAGCCAGTTGCCTCCGTGAGCGGTCAGCCTTCTGGCTGCTGTATCACCCCCACAGGGTACCGGGCACAGCGTGGGGGAGCAAATGTAGCACAGCCGCTTAATCTTAGCCAG aACCAGCAGCCAGCAGCTCCAGCCTTGCAAGAGAGAAGTGCCAATCCTGCCCCACGAAGGCAGCAAGCACTCGTGGCCCCACTCTCCCAGGCCCCATACGCCTTTCAGCACGGCAGTCCTCTGCACTCAGCGGGACGCCCGCACCTGGCCCCAGCCCCTGCCCACCTGTACGCCTATGCTGCCCCGACCTCTGCAGCAGCGCTGGGCTCCACCAGCTCCATTGCACAGCTCTTCTCCCCCCAGGGATCCTCCAGGCACACTGCAGCCTACACCACCCACCCTAGCACCCTGGTCCACCAGGTCCCTGTCAGTGTGGGGCCGAGCCTTCTCACCTCGGCCAGTGTGGCTCCCGCCCAGTACCAGCAACAGTTTGCTACCCAGTCCTACATTGGGTCTTCTCGAGGCTCAACAATTTATACTGGATACCCACTGAGTCCCACGAAGATCAGCCAGTATTCTTATTTGTAA